A window of the Brassica napus cultivar Da-Ae chromosome C5, Da-Ae, whole genome shotgun sequence genome harbors these coding sequences:
- the BNAC05G27230D gene encoding O-fucosyltransferase 10 — protein MKSKIYHQQNSNNSVVGSDNGCRSESPSPPLSPNRRVPRRQRRQTLFRASSFSFRRKLRYLLLLPMIYASGVFMCVGPFAGLVGWVYVPGSVYRSPEIYWKLRDDIFADNSTDVELSSVWKYKRRPKMQKPCPNSTVTSHLALNGESSALTLSGYLIVEANGGLNQQRSAICNAVAVAGLLNAVLVIPEFEFHAIWKDSSTFGDIYDEDHFISSLERYVKVVRHVPNEVMARFDYNLTSIPTIRVQAWATVKYYNGEVYPMLKERGVIRISPFANRLAMSVPPYIQLLRCIANYKALKFSSPISTLAEKLVDRMVEKSSDTGGKYVAVHLRFEEDMVAFSCCLYEGGRAEKSEMDVIRQKSWKGKFKRRDRVIRPDLNRVIGKCPLTPLEVGMMLRGMGFDNNTSIYLASGRIYQPEKHLAPLQEMFPRLYTKESLATPEELAPFEGYSSRMAALDYTVSLLSEVFVTTQGGNFPHFLMGHRRFLFGGHAKTIIPDKPKLVLLLQDMEMRWEVFKKEMKQMLGESDRKGVMVPRLRKINRKTSIYTYPLPECECIFHLSSNFSTTGNIQNLGALHPTSNLMTSARL, from the exons atGAAAAGCAAAATCTACCACCAGCAAAACAGCAATAATAGTGTTGTAGGTAGCGACAATGGCTGCCGAAGCGAGTCTCCAAGCCCACCTCTATCTCCGAACCGCCGGGTCCCTCGTCGTCAACGGCGGCAAACTCTGTTCAgagcttcttctttctctttccgGAGAAAGCTTCGTTACTTGCTTCTCCTTCCTATGATTTACGCTTCTGGGGTTTTCATGTGTGTCGGTCCTTTCGCGGGTCTCGTCGGCTGGGTCTATGTTCCCGGGTCTGTTTATCGGAGCCCCGAGATTTACTGGAAACTCCGAGATGACATTTTCGCTGACAATTCCACCGACGTCGAG TTATCTTCTGTGTGGAAATACAAAAGGAgaccaaaaatgcaaaaacctTGTCCCAATTCGACAGTTACATCACATCTTGCTCTTAACGGAG AATCATCTGCTCTTACTCTTAGTGGTTACTTGATTGTGGAGGCAAATGGCGGTCTTAATCAGCAACGTTCTGCG ATTTGCAATGCTGTGGCTGTAGCGGGACTCTTAAACGCAGTCTTAGTCATACCGGAGTTTGAATTTCACGCCATTTGGAAGGATTCAAG CACCTTTGGGGATATCTATGACGAAGATCATTTCATATCTAGCCTCGAAAGATATGTGAAAGTTGTGAGACATGTTCCGAATGAAGTTATGGCCCGTTTTGATTACAATCTTACAAGTATCCCTACTATTCGCGTTCAAGCTTGGGCTACTGTCAAGTATTATAATGGGGAAGTCTATCCAATGTTAAAGGAACGTGG GGTTATACGGATTTCTCCTTTCGCAAATCGATTGGCGATGAGTGTTCCACCGTATATCCAACTTTTAAGGTGCATAGCTAATTACAAAGCATTGAAGTTTTCTTCACCAATATCAACACTAGCTGAAAAGTTAGTTGATCGGATGGTTGAGAAAAGCTCAGACACCGGGGGAAAGTATGTCGCAGTCCACCTTCGATttgaggag gACATGGTGGCCTTCTCTTGTTGTCTTTATGAAGGAGGAAGAGCTGAGAAATCTGAAATGGATGTGATCCGGCAGAAAAGTTGGAAAGGAAAGTTCAAACGAAGAGATCGTGTCATTAGGCCTGACCTTAACCGCGTTATTGGAAAATGTCCCCTTACCCCATTAGAG GTCGGTATGATGCTCCGTGGTATGGGATTCGATAACAACACTTCCATATATTTGGCCTCGGGAAGAATCTACCAACCCGAGAAACATTTGGCTCCTCTACAGGAAATGTTTCCTCGTCTCTACACAAAAGAGTCTCTCGCAACTCCAGAGGAGCTTGCCCCCTTTGAG GGATATTCTTCCAGAATGGCTGCTCTGGACTACACAGTGAGTTTGTTAAGTGAAGTGTTTGTGACAACTCAAGGAGGAAATtttcctcattttttgatgGGCCATCGGAGATTCCTCTTCGGTGGACATGCAAAAACTATCATACCCGACAAGCCAAAACTCGTTCTCCTTCTTCAGGACATGGAAATGAG GTGGGAAGTTTTCAAGAAGGAGATGAAACAGATGCTAGGGGAAAGCGATCGAAAGGGAGTAATGGTACCTAGACTCAGAAAGATCAACCGGAAAACTTCCATTTACACATACCCTTTACCCGAATGTGAATGCATCTTTCATCTGTCTTCCAATTTTTCGACCACCGGAAACATCCAGAATCTTGGAGCTCTTCATCCAACTTCCAACCTCATGACGTCTGCAAGACTGTAG